A stretch of DNA from Bacillota bacterium:
CACACCTGCAACCTTAGTGGAACCGTCAATCCGCATAGCAGTCCCTACTCTTCCGCCACCACATTCACCGTGATCACCCCACTGATCTCCGGCAGCGGGGCGTAGGTCACCTGGAAGGTGCCCAACTGTTTGATGGGCTCTTTCAGTTGCAGTTTCCGTCGATCAATTTCTACACCGTGGACAACCTGAATCGCATCGGCAATATCCTGGGCAGTGACGGAACCGAAAAGCTTACCGCCTTCGCCGGCCTTGGCCTTGACCTCCACCGGCTTCTCCTCCAAGGCCTTGACCAGGGCCTTGACCTTAGCTGCTTCCTGTTGGCGCTTCCGCTCTTGCTGCTTTTGCTCGGCGGTCAAAACCTTTAACGCAGACTGCTCCGCGGGCACAGCAAGATTCTTGGGGAACAAGTAATTACGCGCATAGCCATCGGCAACCTCCACCACATCGCCGGCGTTGCCGAGCTTTTTCACCGCTTGCTTCAGAATAACTTTCATCGCTTAGGTTACCTCCCCTGTAAAGGTTTTGAAAGCAAACTTCCTTCTAGACCCTTTCCTCCTTGAGCTTGCGGAAATCAAACCAGACATCTAAGATGGCGGCCCAGGTGACCAACAGGTAAAAAAGGGGGTTAAAGAACAGTAGGAAAAGGATGATCACCCGTCCAAGGGTGGGTACTTGGTATTTGTCCAAGTAAAACCAAACCAGGGCCACCCCGTAGATGAAGGCAATGGTCATGAGCACCAGCTTCAAGTTCATCATCAAGGTCAAAGACCAGTGATCCTGGGGATAGGGAATCACCAGGTCCGAAAGCTGCACAATCACAATGGCAACCCCCAAGGGCATAGGCATTTGCCATCGTTTAAAGGGGGTCCAACCCTTGATCTCCATGCCCAAGCGTCGAAAGACCAGGATACTCAGACCATAGTTGATGGTAACGGTAACCCCCACGGAAATTAACAGCATGGCGGGTAAGAGCCGCTTCAGCATATCCACAAACATACTGATTTGCTCCGGAGGAAGAGCCTGCCCCAGATCCATCCG
This window harbors:
- a CDS encoding DUF2232 domain-containing protein, whose amino-acid sequence is MNQRMSTTALTEAAMLGAVMVVLSLLAFYLVPYLALIIPLPVIVLVVRRGLRTGIITTIVTSLIMGFFDPLLVIVILFEIGVVGIALGQAIRESFSPVLTLVLGIAAALVANLLLLAVSFYLLDVSIVEDFTTMLNETFEIIERMDLGQALPPEQISMFVDMLKRLLPAMLLISVGVTVTINYGLSILVFRRLGMEIKGWTPFKRWQMPMPLGVAIVIVQLSDLVIPYPQDHWSLTLMMNLKLVLMTIAFIYGVALVWFYLDKYQVPTLGRVIILFLLFFNPLFYLLVTWAAILDVWFDFRKLKEERV
- a CDS encoding 50S ribosomal protein L9, producing MKVILKQAVKKLGNAGDVVEVADGYARNYLFPKNLAVPAEQSALKVLTAEQKQQERKRQQEAAKVKALVKALEEKPVEVKAKAGEGGKLFGSVTAQDIADAIQVVHGVEIDRRKLQLKEPIKQLGTFQVTYAPLPEISGVITVNVVAEE